The DNA segment GCTATTATACGTGCATACAGTTTTATTAAACATGGTGCAGAAGCAATTTATCAACTATCGAAAAGGTATACAAAATGGCTCTAAATATAGTCCCCAAAGGCAACTCGCGCAAAGAAAAAGTTCTGAGACTACTTGGAATGATTGTAATTTTTGCAATCGTAGGATGGGCTTTCTGGCAAAACAATGAGCGCACCCTTGAAAAACTTCAAGGAAGAAACTCCATTTGGGATCAAACCAAAAGCTTAAGCAAAACTGACCGGGATTTCATAAATGGATTTATAAGAAGTATGCGCTCTGAATTCGGAGTAAAGACAAAAGTGCATATCATGACAGGTAAAATTCCCGAAATAACACCTGACTCTAAAGAACTGTTTATAGGACTTTCTCCAGAATACGAACAGGTTGTTTTTTATTTTCCAGGACTCGTGCGTCACGCGCTGGGTGCAAATTTTATTAATGACCTCAAGCATAATCATTTTACAGGCAACTTCAAAAACGATAAGTGGCCTGTGACGTTGCAAACAGCTCTTGCCATGATTTGGGAAAAATTAATCAGCGTGGACAGTTCTCCGCCTCAAACTACTCAGCAACAGGAAGATTACAACAGCGATCTGCACGATCCTGAATCCTCTCCAGTAAAAGAATAACTACTTAATTAATAAGGTTTTTTGATGTCAAATAAGAAAATTACCATATACACCGACGGTTCCTGTCTCGGAAACCCTGGTCGGGGTGGATATGGCGCGGTTCTACTTTTCAATGAGCACCGCAATGAACTCTCTCAGGGATACAAACATACGACCAACAACCGTATGGAAATGCGCGCAGTGATTGCAGCCCTTACAGAACTTAAAGAGCCATGCGACGTCATACTTTATACAGATTCACAGTATGTAAAAAATGCTTTCACAAAAAAATGGCTGGATAACTGGCTTAAAAACGGCTGGAAAACAGCGGCAAAAAAACCTGTGAAAAATAAAGATCTCTGGCAGCAGTTCATTCCGCTGATGGACAAGCACA comes from the Maridesulfovibrio ferrireducens genome and includes:
- the rnhA gene encoding ribonuclease HI; translated protein: MSNKKITIYTDGSCLGNPGRGGYGAVLLFNEHRNELSQGYKHTTNNRMEMRAVIAALTELKEPCDVILYTDSQYVKNAFTKKWLDNWLKNGWKTAAKKPVKNKDLWQQFIPLMDKHNVTFRWVKGHSGDPENERCDDLARNAAGSLDLIQDEEE